A window of Nonomuraea angiospora genomic DNA:
TCACGCGCGCCATGAGCAATGTCGTCGTCACGGTCGTCGATGACCCGCCGGAGCCCCACCTGCTCGGCCTGTACACCGGTGTCCCCCTCACGGAACGCGGCGACTGGTACTCAGGGGTCTTGCCCGACCGCATCGAGATCTACCGCAATCCGATATGCCAGATTTGCGATACGGAGGACGACGTCGTCGACGAGGTGCGCGTCACGGTCGTCCACGAGGTCGGCCATCACTTCGGCATCGACGACGCCAGACTCCACGAGCTCGGCTGGTAACCCTTTGCTTTTGGTTGGCTTCTTTGGGTTGCGGCTTGCCATAATGATCGGGCACCTTAGGTGACGTAGCGACCACTGTTAGTCAGGCACAGCGGAGTCCAATGGGGGCCATGCGGGCAGGTCGTCCGCCGGGACGGCATCGCCGTGCTGAAGGGCACGCCACATATCGGGAAGTCATCGCACTCAGGGAGTTCAGAGCACTCTGGTACGGCCAGGGCCTTTCCCTCCTCGGCGACCAGCTCGCCCAGGTGGCGCTCGCCGTGCTCGTCTATGACCGCACCCAGTCACCGCTGGCCACGGCGGCCGTCTACGCGCTGACCTACCTCCCGTCCATCGTGGGCGGGCCGCTGCTGGCCGGGCTGGCGGACCGGTTCGCGCGCAGGGCCGTGATGCTGACCTGCGACCTGATCCGGGCGGCGCTGGTGGCCGCGATGGCGGTGCCGGGCATGCCGTTCTGGGCGCTGTGCGCGCTGGTGTTCCTGGTGGTGCTGCTCAGCGCGCCGTTCTCGGCCGCGCGGGCGGCGCTGCTGCCCGAGGTGCTCGAAGGCGACCGGTACGTCATCGGCTCGGCGATCCAGAACATGACGAACCAGGCCGTACAGATGCTCGGTTTCGCGGCGGGCGGAGCGATGATCGCCACCATGGGCCCCTACCGGGCGCTCGCGGTGGACGCCGCGACGTTCCTCGGCTCCGCGCTGATCCTCGTCTCAGGGGTACGCCGCCGGCCCGCCGCGAGCCACGACGGCTCGAGACCGTCCATGTGGACGATGACCAGGGCGGGAGCCCGGCTCGTGTTCGGGTCGCGGAACCTGCGGACGCTCGTCCTGTTCGCGTGGTTGTGCGGCTTCTACATCCTGCCTGAGGGCATCGCCGTGCCGTACGCGGCCAAGCTCTCCACGGGGACGCTGTTCGCCACGTGGACGCTGTCCGTTCCGGTGATCACCGGGCTGCTGATGGCGGCGATGCCGACCGGGACGGTGCTGGGGGCGTTCCTTTTCAGCAGGTTCGTGCCGCCGCCGCGGCGGCTGCGGCTCATGGGGTGGCTGGCCATGCTGAGCTGCGCGCCCCTGATC
This region includes:
- a CDS encoding MFS transporter, whose amino-acid sequence is MRAGRPPGRHRRAEGHATYREVIALREFRALWYGQGLSLLGDQLAQVALAVLVYDRTQSPLATAAVYALTYLPSIVGGPLLAGLADRFARRAVMLTCDLIRAALVAAMAVPGMPFWALCALVFLVVLLSAPFSAARAALLPEVLEGDRYVIGSAIQNMTNQAVQMLGFAAGGAMIATMGPYRALAVDAATFLGSALILVSGVRRRPAASHDGSRPSMWTMTRAGARLVFGSRNLRTLVLFAWLCGFYILPEGIAVPYAAKLSTGTLFATWTLSVPVITGLLMAAMPTGTVLGAFLFSRFVPPPRRLRLMGWLAMLSCAPLIVTALYPPLEVVLAAWVLSGVGGAYQLAANAAFVQQVPAERRAQAFGLVQSGLMAVQGIGILVGGFAAERLGPEPVVALAGFIGLICAAVLALLWTEPRERVPATA
- a CDS encoding metallopeptidase family protein, whose amino-acid sequence is MARVIEVTREKFEELVAEALDTIPPDLTRAMSNVVVTVVDDPPEPHLLGLYTGVPLTERGDWYSGVLPDRIEIYRNPICQICDTEDDVVDEVRVTVVHEVGHHFGIDDARLHELGW